Proteins from a genomic interval of Nocardioides jishulii:
- a CDS encoding fasciclin domain-containing protein — translation MKIRTIAATLASTALLSAGVLAPSSATAAEPTGTKSLAAVLTADGNQFDRNSSDYDILTEAVLAVLKAKPDSAVSVLTDGNVALTAFLPNDFSFKLLAKDLTGKYRWSEKATFQSLVDAVGVDTIEQVLLYHVVPGATIDSATALRSDNAALTTAQGGKFTVDVISKRFGIVQLRDQDRNDFDPLLVPGKLDINKGNKQIAHGIFLVLRPLDI, via the coding sequence ATGAAGATCCGCACCATCGCAGCCACCCTGGCCAGCACGGCCCTGCTCAGCGCCGGCGTGCTCGCTCCGAGCTCGGCGACGGCTGCCGAGCCGACCGGCACCAAGAGCCTCGCGGCCGTGCTGACGGCCGACGGCAACCAGTTCGACCGCAACTCCTCGGACTACGACATCCTCACCGAGGCCGTTCTGGCAGTCCTCAAGGCCAAGCCCGACAGTGCGGTCTCCGTGCTCACCGACGGCAACGTCGCGCTGACGGCCTTCCTACCCAACGACTTCTCCTTCAAGCTGCTGGCCAAGGACCTCACGGGCAAGTACCGGTGGTCCGAGAAGGCGACCTTCCAGTCGCTGGTCGACGCCGTCGGTGTCGACACCATCGAGCAGGTCCTCCTCTACCACGTGGTGCCCGGCGCAACCATTGACTCCGCCACCGCGCTGAGGTCCGACAACGCCGCCCTCACCACCGCGCAGGGCGGAAAGTTCACCGTCGACGTCATCTCCAAGCGGTTCGGCATCGTGCAGCTGCGCGACCAGGACCGCAACGACTTCGACCCGCTGCTGGTGCCCGGCAAGCTCGACATCAACAAGGGCAACAAGCAGATCGCGCACGGCATCTTCCTGGTGCTGCGCCCGCTCGACATCTGA
- the katG gene encoding catalase/peroxidase HPI, whose product MTENRNDTPTDPQGTQQKAEAGCPVMHDSARGEGGSESENPAIPSPQPKVARPRGNRDWWPNQVDLSVLRTNQPASKPLRPEFDYAEEFAKVDVEQLKADIVDVMRDSKDWWPADFGHYGGLFIRMSWHSAGTYRIYDGRGGGGTGQQRFAPLNSWPDNVSLDKARRLLWPVKKKYGQKVSWADLIVFAGNVALEDMGFQTFGFGFGRDDAWEAEEIFWGPEDSWLGDERYSGERQLAEPLGAVQMGLIYVNPEGPNGNPDPRASARDIRDTFKRMGMNDEETVALIAGGHTFGKTHGAGPADNVGAEPEAAPVEQQGLGWKNSFGTGKGDDTITSGLEVTWTYHPTRWDNEFFHILFSYDWELFESPAGAKQWRPKNGAGSDLVPMAHDPSRHREPRMLTSDLALRFDPEYEKISRRFLENADEFAEAFAKAWYKLLHRDMGPANRYLGPWVPEPQLWQDPVPEVDHELVSGTDVEALKGKVLESGLSVPELVRTAWAAASTFRKSDFRGGANGARIRLEPQRSWEVNDPAEITRVIDVLEGIRDDFSAQGKAISLADLIVLAGNAAIEKATRDAGVEASVPFHPGRTDASQEQTDVESFEVMEPRADAFRSYVREGDRVPADVLMVEKAYMLDLTPPEMTVLLGGMRVLGANHGDSQHGVFTDRVGVLSNDFFSTLLDMGIEWAPTDTDGVYEGRDRESGEVVRTATLVDLVFGHHSELRALAEAYASDDARERFVEDFVAAWTKVMELDRFDLHRALS is encoded by the coding sequence ATGACCGAGAACCGGAACGACACCCCCACCGACCCGCAGGGCACGCAGCAGAAGGCCGAGGCCGGATGCCCCGTCATGCACGACTCCGCACGCGGCGAGGGGGGCAGCGAGAGCGAGAACCCGGCGATCCCGTCGCCGCAGCCGAAGGTGGCCCGTCCGCGGGGCAACCGCGACTGGTGGCCCAACCAGGTCGACCTGTCGGTGCTCCGGACCAACCAGCCGGCCTCCAAGCCGTTGAGGCCGGAGTTCGACTACGCCGAGGAGTTCGCGAAGGTCGACGTCGAGCAGCTCAAGGCCGACATCGTCGACGTCATGCGTGACTCGAAGGACTGGTGGCCTGCCGACTTCGGTCACTACGGCGGACTCTTCATCCGGATGAGCTGGCACTCGGCCGGCACCTACCGCATCTACGACGGCCGAGGCGGTGGCGGCACCGGCCAGCAGCGCTTCGCCCCGCTCAACAGCTGGCCGGACAACGTCAGCCTCGACAAGGCGCGCCGCCTCCTGTGGCCCGTGAAGAAGAAGTACGGGCAGAAGGTCTCGTGGGCCGACCTCATCGTCTTCGCCGGCAACGTGGCCCTGGAGGACATGGGCTTCCAGACCTTCGGCTTCGGCTTCGGGCGCGACGACGCGTGGGAGGCCGAGGAGATCTTCTGGGGCCCTGAGGACTCGTGGCTGGGCGACGAGCGCTACAGCGGCGAGCGTCAGCTCGCGGAGCCGCTCGGCGCAGTCCAGATGGGCCTCATCTACGTCAACCCCGAGGGCCCCAACGGCAACCCCGACCCGCGCGCCTCGGCACGCGACATCCGCGACACCTTCAAGCGCATGGGCATGAACGACGAGGAGACCGTCGCGCTCATCGCCGGTGGCCACACCTTCGGCAAGACCCACGGTGCCGGCCCAGCCGACAACGTGGGCGCCGAGCCCGAGGCGGCCCCGGTCGAGCAGCAGGGCCTGGGCTGGAAGAACTCCTTCGGCACGGGCAAGGGTGACGACACCATCACCTCGGGCCTCGAGGTCACGTGGACCTACCACCCGACCCGGTGGGACAACGAGTTCTTCCACATCCTCTTCAGCTATGACTGGGAGCTCTTCGAGTCGCCCGCGGGCGCGAAGCAGTGGCGTCCGAAGAACGGTGCCGGCTCCGACCTCGTCCCGATGGCCCACGACCCCTCGCGTCACCGCGAGCCCCGGATGCTGACCTCCGACCTCGCGCTGCGCTTCGACCCGGAGTACGAGAAGATCTCGCGTCGCTTCCTCGAGAACGCCGACGAGTTCGCCGAGGCCTTCGCCAAGGCTTGGTACAAGCTGCTGCACCGCGACATGGGACCGGCCAACCGCTACCTCGGTCCGTGGGTGCCCGAGCCGCAGCTGTGGCAGGACCCCGTGCCGGAGGTGGACCACGAGCTCGTCAGCGGCACTGACGTGGAGGCCCTCAAGGGCAAGGTGCTCGAGTCGGGCCTCAGCGTCCCCGAGCTCGTACGCACGGCGTGGGCCGCTGCCTCGACCTTCCGCAAGTCCGACTTCCGGGGCGGTGCCAACGGCGCCCGCATCCGCCTGGAGCCCCAGCGCAGCTGGGAGGTCAACGACCCAGCAGAGATCACCCGCGTGATCGACGTGCTCGAGGGCATCCGCGACGACTTCTCCGCGCAGGGCAAGGCCATCTCGTTGGCCGACCTCATCGTGCTGGCGGGCAACGCGGCGATCGAGAAGGCGACGCGCGACGCCGGCGTCGAGGCGAGCGTGCCGTTCCACCCGGGACGTACCGACGCCAGCCAGGAGCAGACCGACGTCGAGTCCTTCGAGGTGATGGAGCCGCGCGCCGATGCGTTCCGCAGCTACGTCCGCGAGGGCGACCGGGTGCCGGCCGACGTGCTGATGGTCGAGAAGGCCTACATGCTCGACCTCACGCCCCCGGAGATGACCGTCCTCCTGGGCGGTATGCGGGTGCTGGGCGCCAACCACGGCGACAGCCAGCACGGCGTCTTCACCGACCGGGTCGGGGTGCTCAGCAACGACTTCTTCTCGACCCTGCTCGACATGGGCATCGAGTGGGCGCCGACCGACACCGACGGCGTCTACGAGGGTCGCGACCGTGAGAGCGGAGAGGTCGTGCGCACCGCCACGCTGGTCGACCTGGTCTTCGGCCACCACTCCGAGCTGCGTGCGCTGGCGGAGGCCTACGCCAGTGACGACGCCCGCGAGCGGTTCGTCGAGGACTTCGTCGCGGCCTGGACCAAGGTCATGGAGCTGGACCGCTTCGACCTGCACCGCGCCCTGTCCTGA
- a CDS encoding PDZ domain-containing protein gives MSQRTLAGILALPLVVGLWLVAVFVPLPYVTYSPGLTVDVLGKEDGKEVIEVSGDKVYRDSGELLLTTVYVTRPNTRINLFEVMSAWFDPDKAVVPYEAVYSPDQSREEVEFEGAVQMASSQDVAIAVALRRLGYDVPSAVEVLLVSEGMPADGVLQRGDVILAINGKRISTPQDVVSAVDSAKEGEALTFRIRRGGVEKTVKVTPRKVDGDLRIGITPAQGFEFPFEVQLNVDPDIGGSSAGLMFSLGVYDTLTPGSLTGGDIIAGTGTMAADGSVGPIGGVAQKIASARDQGAELFMVPAANCEEALGASPDDMRLVRADKFNDALTSIETWVDDPDADLPSCERKQK, from the coding sequence ATGAGTCAGCGGACCCTTGCGGGCATCTTGGCACTGCCCCTCGTGGTGGGGCTGTGGTTGGTTGCTGTGTTCGTGCCCCTTCCCTACGTCACCTACTCGCCCGGCCTCACCGTCGACGTGCTCGGCAAGGAGGACGGCAAGGAGGTCATCGAGGTCTCCGGCGACAAGGTCTACCGCGACTCCGGCGAGCTGCTGCTGACCACCGTCTACGTGACGCGACCCAACACGCGGATCAACCTCTTCGAGGTGATGTCGGCCTGGTTCGACCCCGACAAGGCCGTCGTGCCGTACGAGGCGGTCTACTCGCCCGACCAGTCGCGCGAGGAGGTCGAGTTCGAGGGTGCGGTGCAGATGGCCTCCTCCCAGGACGTCGCCATCGCGGTGGCGCTGCGACGCCTCGGCTACGACGTGCCCTCGGCCGTGGAGGTGCTCCTGGTCAGCGAGGGGATGCCCGCCGACGGGGTGCTCCAGCGTGGAGACGTGATCCTGGCGATCAACGGCAAGCGCATCTCGACACCGCAGGACGTCGTGAGCGCCGTCGACTCCGCCAAGGAGGGCGAGGCGCTGACCTTCCGTATCCGCCGCGGAGGCGTCGAGAAGACCGTCAAGGTCACGCCGCGCAAGGTGGACGGCGACCTGCGCATCGGCATCACGCCCGCCCAGGGCTTCGAGTTCCCGTTCGAGGTGCAGCTCAACGTCGACCCCGACATCGGAGGCTCGAGCGCGGGGCTGATGTTCTCCCTCGGCGTCTACGACACCCTCACCCCCGGCTCACTGACCGGGGGAGACATCATCGCCGGCACGGGCACCATGGCTGCTGACGGCTCGGTCGGTCCGATCGGGGGAGTCGCCCAGAAGATCGCCTCCGCGCGCGACCAGGGCGCGGAGCTCTTCATGGTCCCGGCCGCCAACTGTGAGGAGGCGCTCGGTGCCAGCCCCGACGACATGCGCCTCGTGCGCGCCGACAAGTTCAACGACGCATTGACGTCGATCGAGACGTGGGTCGACGACCCAGATGCTGATCTGCCCAGTTGTGAGAGGAAGCAGAAGTGA
- a CDS encoding Fur family transcriptional regulator codes for MGETSGAPVEGTSDYGSLLRAASLRVTRPRLAVLAAVDAEPHLDTDAVIQRVRTELGTVSHQAVYDVLRALTEAGLLRRIQPAGATARYEARTGDNHHHVVCRTCGAIEDVDCAVGEAPCLVASDDHGFSVDEAEVVWWGTCPSCASRTPAHAASSEPRAS; via the coding sequence ATGGGTGAGACCAGCGGCGCCCCGGTCGAGGGCACCTCGGACTACGGCTCCCTGCTGCGCGCTGCGTCGCTGCGGGTCACCCGCCCGCGCCTGGCGGTGCTCGCGGCCGTGGACGCGGAGCCCCACCTCGACACCGATGCCGTGATCCAGCGGGTGCGCACCGAGCTGGGCACCGTGTCCCACCAGGCCGTGTACGACGTGCTGAGGGCCCTGACCGAGGCGGGCCTGCTGCGCCGCATCCAGCCCGCTGGCGCCACCGCGCGCTACGAGGCCCGCACCGGCGACAACCACCACCACGTGGTGTGCCGCACCTGCGGGGCGATCGAGGACGTCGACTGCGCGGTCGGCGAGGCCCCCTGCCTCGTGGCCTCCGACGACCACGGCTTCTCCGTCGACGAGGCCGAGGTCGTGTGGTGGGGCACCTGCCCGTCCTGCGCGTCGCGCACCCCGGCCCACGCGGCGAGCAGCGAACCCCGCGCCTCCTGA
- a CDS encoding zinc-dependent metalloprotease, whose amino-acid sequence MSEIPGGPGSGDDDSGQNPFKGTPFEQMFSALGGAMGGGGAQMPDLNAIMAQFQRMMAPHDGALNWDLAIDTARKTVAQGADPSPSQRQKDAASDALRLADLWLDPTTDFPSGVVSATAWSRAEWIVETTEVWKKLVEPMAGSAGDALAQALPEEMRAMAGPLLGMLRQASGVMLANQVGSALGGLAGEVWSSTDVGLPLAAPGRAAIVPANVSAFADGLDVSEEDVLLYVALREAAHHRLFAHVPWLSAHLLGAVSDYAAGIEIDTSSIEEQMRDLDMNDLASMQQALEGGLFDLKPSPAQRAALERLEVTLALVEGWVDEVVGQAVGERMPSAGKLQEAVRRRRAAGGPAEQTFANLVGLELRPRRLRDASTLWGSLRTRQGTEARDGVWMHPDLLPSAADLDDPLGFREGAEATSLSDEEFEAGLRDLLGGPDADGTDTDDGTDTEDGTDAGPGTGTDRS is encoded by the coding sequence ATGAGTGAGATCCCCGGCGGCCCCGGTTCCGGCGACGACGACAGCGGCCAGAACCCGTTCAAGGGCACCCCCTTCGAGCAGATGTTCTCGGCCCTCGGGGGCGCGATGGGGGGCGGCGGCGCCCAGATGCCCGACCTCAACGCGATCATGGCCCAGTTCCAGCGGATGATGGCGCCTCACGACGGCGCCCTCAACTGGGACCTGGCCATCGACACCGCGCGCAAGACCGTCGCCCAGGGCGCGGACCCCTCCCCCAGCCAGCGTCAGAAGGACGCCGCGTCCGACGCGCTGCGGCTGGCCGACCTCTGGCTCGACCCGACCACCGACTTCCCCTCCGGCGTGGTCAGCGCGACCGCGTGGAGCCGGGCGGAGTGGATCGTGGAGACCACCGAGGTGTGGAAGAAGCTCGTGGAGCCGATGGCCGGCTCGGCCGGTGACGCACTCGCCCAGGCCCTCCCCGAGGAGATGCGGGCGATGGCCGGCCCCCTGCTCGGCATGCTGCGCCAGGCCTCCGGGGTGATGCTGGCCAACCAGGTCGGCTCGGCCCTCGGCGGCCTCGCGGGCGAGGTCTGGAGCTCCACCGACGTCGGCCTCCCTCTGGCTGCCCCGGGGCGTGCCGCGATCGTGCCCGCCAACGTCAGTGCCTTCGCCGATGGTCTCGACGTCAGCGAGGAGGACGTGCTGCTGTACGTCGCGCTGCGCGAGGCCGCCCACCACCGGCTCTTCGCCCACGTGCCGTGGCTCTCGGCGCACCTGCTCGGCGCGGTCTCCGACTACGCCGCCGGCATCGAGATCGACACCAGCAGCATCGAGGAGCAGATGCGCGACCTCGACATGAACGACCTCGCCTCGATGCAGCAGGCCCTCGAGGGGGGTCTCTTCGACCTGAAGCCCTCCCCCGCGCAGCGCGCCGCCCTCGAGCGCCTCGAGGTGACCCTCGCCCTGGTGGAGGGGTGGGTCGACGAGGTCGTCGGCCAGGCGGTCGGCGAGCGGATGCCCTCGGCCGGCAAGCTCCAGGAGGCCGTACGCCGTCGCCGCGCCGCCGGTGGCCCTGCCGAGCAGACCTTCGCCAACCTCGTCGGCCTCGAGCTGCGTCCCCGTCGCCTGCGCGACGCCTCGACGCTGTGGGGCTCGCTGCGCACCCGGCAGGGCACCGAGGCCCGGGACGGGGTGTGGATGCATCCCGACCTCCTCCCCTCGGCTGCCGACCTCGACGACCCGCTGGGCTTCCGCGAGGGCGCCGAGGCCACCTCACTGAGCGACGAGGAGTTCGAGGCGGGTCTGCGCGACCTGCTCGGCGGCCCGGACGCCGACGGGACGGACACGGACGACGGGACGGACACGGAGGACGGGACCGACGCCGGCCCGGGCACGGGCACGGACCGGTCGTGA
- a CDS encoding PPA1309 family protein, giving the protein MTEEPMESTLPDPALASAVLEVEAHVGREGWDQPARLYALVDTMRFLEAEPRMAAAMGLADTAVPGSLTAIEQEQYSSENPIEQALEAIVWPPAVDGCCVVIERLVLPPEVDPEIPEDAEEAAAFAREHPLRQEVRMVAGATRAGSTYCALRLKAHDNEESVVDGTDLVPGLVELVLATLRDADEVQA; this is encoded by the coding sequence GTGACCGAGGAGCCGATGGAATCCACGCTGCCCGACCCCGCACTCGCCTCGGCGGTGCTCGAGGTGGAGGCGCACGTCGGACGCGAGGGGTGGGACCAACCGGCCCGCCTCTACGCCTTGGTCGACACCATGCGCTTCCTGGAGGCTGAGCCCCGGATGGCGGCGGCGATGGGACTGGCCGACACCGCCGTCCCCGGTTCGCTGACCGCGATCGAGCAGGAGCAGTACTCCAGCGAGAACCCGATCGAGCAGGCGCTGGAGGCCATCGTGTGGCCGCCCGCCGTCGACGGCTGCTGCGTGGTCATCGAGCGTCTGGTGCTCCCGCCCGAGGTGGACCCGGAGATCCCCGAGGACGCAGAGGAGGCTGCTGCCTTCGCTCGTGAGCACCCGCTGCGCCAGGAGGTCCGGATGGTCGCCGGCGCGACGCGCGCCGGCTCGACCTACTGCGCCCTGCGCCTCAAGGCGCACGACAACGAGGAGTCGGTGGTCGACGGCACGGACCTGGTCCCCGGCCTGGTCGAGCTGGTGCTCGCCACCCTGCGTGACGCCGACGAGGTGCAGGCATGA
- a CDS encoding molybdenum cofactor biosynthesis protein MoaE, whose protein sequence is MSTPEVVRLVALRDSPLDVGEVVAALGHDAAGALTLFVGQVRDHDGGRGVEGLDYSAHPSALERLQQVADRVAADFDVLGVAAVHRVGTLRIGDVAVVVATTSAHRDESFRASRALIDTLKAEVPVWKHQRFDDGSDEWVGTP, encoded by the coding sequence GTGAGCACTCCCGAGGTCGTACGCCTGGTGGCCCTGCGCGACAGCCCCCTCGACGTGGGCGAGGTGGTGGCGGCCCTGGGCCACGACGCCGCCGGCGCGCTGACCCTCTTCGTGGGCCAGGTGCGCGACCACGACGGCGGACGCGGGGTCGAGGGGCTGGACTACTCCGCGCACCCCAGCGCGCTCGAGCGCCTCCAGCAGGTCGCCGACCGCGTCGCCGCCGACTTCGACGTGCTCGGCGTCGCAGCCGTGCACCGGGTCGGGACCCTGCGGATCGGCGACGTCGCGGTCGTGGTGGCGACCACCTCGGCCCATCGGGACGAGTCCTTCCGTGCCTCACGGGCCCTCATCGACACCCTCAAGGCCGAGGTGCCGGTGTGGAAGCACCAGCGCTTCGACGACGGCTCCGACGAGTGGGTCGGCACTCCCTGA
- a CDS encoding MSMEG_6728 family protein, translating into MQTFLPYADFEASARALDPKRLGKQRVETIQIVRALTRPGYGWAHHPAVLMWTGFEEALGRYGFVCCDVWTEQGFGDTCAATLAGDLAAAGVDRVRTQSELASAGALPPWLGDEEVHRSHRSSLLRKDPDHYGEHFTDVPDDLPYVWPVRSEKALEAERRRAENAVRRAERAAERQVLDAEREHRRRSRAARRAWETRRRNTQG; encoded by the coding sequence ATGCAGACGTTCCTTCCGTACGCCGACTTCGAGGCCTCGGCTCGCGCCCTGGATCCCAAGCGGCTGGGCAAGCAACGGGTCGAGACGATCCAGATCGTCCGCGCGCTCACCCGCCCGGGCTACGGCTGGGCCCACCACCCGGCGGTGCTGATGTGGACGGGCTTCGAGGAGGCGCTGGGGCGTTACGGGTTCGTCTGCTGCGACGTGTGGACCGAGCAGGGCTTCGGCGACACCTGCGCCGCCACCCTCGCTGGCGACCTCGCGGCGGCCGGGGTCGACCGCGTACGCACCCAGAGCGAGCTGGCCAGCGCCGGGGCGCTGCCGCCGTGGCTGGGCGACGAGGAGGTCCACCGCAGCCACCGTTCCTCGCTGCTGCGCAAGGATCCCGACCACTACGGCGAGCACTTCACCGACGTGCCCGACGACCTGCCGTACGTGTGGCCCGTGCGCTCCGAGAAGGCGCTGGAGGCCGAACGCCGCCGCGCGGAGAACGCGGTACGCCGTGCCGAGCGCGCCGCCGAGCGCCAGGTGCTCGACGCCGAGCGGGAGCACCGGCGACGCAGCCGTGCCGCCCGGCGCGCGTGGGAGACGCGGCGACGCAACACCCAGGGCTGA
- a CDS encoding UPF0182 family protein gives MSLFGPPAAAPAPTPGPPQRRSRALVITAVVLLVGFLLLTAFSAFWTERLWFRSVDFSGVFTTLVLTRVGLFTVFGLLMALTVALNMHLAYRFRPFFRPSSLEQENLERYREAINPVKGWVLAGAAVLIGLFAGASASGKWREFTTWRHSETFGTADPYFDRDVSFYVFELGWLHYVVDFLLAAAIVGLLASVLVHYLYGGIRLQAPRDKFSPAAQIQVSVLLGLAVLAKAADYWLDRYDLLNTSGSLITGMNFTDDNAVLPAKNILVGIAIICAVLFFLNVWRRTWMLPSVGIALLALSAILLGMLWPGIVQRFQVAPNQPDKESAYIEKNIEATRAAYNLDDVEVTRYNSAPDLGSALTQLETGTSSVPLVDPKLVSPTFEQQQQVRAYYTVADVLDVDRYTLDGEERALVLGVRELDQAGLAESDRNWANLHTVYTHGSGMIAAYANQRPGDNGSQADAIQWAEGQEETQKALSSLSDEPFEQRVYFGETSPVYSVVGKAKEDGKDVELDLPRGEEGSSPTSTYDGKGGVPVGSPFNRLLYAVKYGEPNFLLSGRIHEDSKILYERNPRRMVEKVAPWLTVDSDPYPVVVDGRIQWVLDGYTVTDKYPLSQKESFEDMIDDSLQDDLGFQTLPTDEINYVRNAVKATVDAYDGTVKLYAWDEADPILKVWRNVFPDTVLDKDEIPEALVSHLRYPEDMFKAQRYQFARYHVTDPKDWYAGNDRWEVPNDPNVKNSQQPPYRLFANPQGDEDPNAEQIWSLTSVYVPREKNNLAAFVSVNSDATSPDYGKIKVLELSDERTNGPVQVANEIASDEDVRDELFSFDQGGINPRYGNLLTLPVGDGLMYVQPLYAARDASESSYPILSFVLVSYGGNVGVAPTLRGAIADVLGVDDSAPSTGGSGGKGSGGGKGEQSPTTGTVNQRIKALLADAEEQFAAADKAQRAGDTVAWAEAIEKAKELINEAVELSEDK, from the coding sequence ATGAGTCTCTTCGGTCCCCCCGCGGCAGCTCCGGCTCCGACGCCCGGTCCGCCGCAGCGGCGTTCCCGTGCGCTGGTCATCACGGCTGTGGTGCTGCTGGTCGGCTTCCTGCTCCTGACCGCCTTCTCGGCCTTCTGGACCGAGCGCCTGTGGTTCAGGTCCGTCGACTTCTCGGGCGTCTTCACGACCCTGGTGCTGACCCGGGTCGGCCTCTTCACGGTCTTCGGACTGCTGATGGCCCTCACCGTGGCGCTCAACATGCACCTCGCCTACCGGTTCCGGCCGTTCTTCCGGCCGAGCTCGCTGGAGCAGGAGAACCTCGAGCGCTACCGCGAGGCGATCAACCCGGTCAAGGGATGGGTGCTGGCGGGCGCCGCCGTGCTCATCGGCCTCTTCGCCGGAGCCTCGGCCTCGGGCAAGTGGCGCGAGTTCACGACGTGGCGTCACAGCGAGACGTTCGGCACCGCGGACCCCTACTTCGATCGGGACGTCAGCTTCTACGTCTTCGAGCTGGGCTGGCTGCACTACGTCGTCGACTTCCTGCTCGCCGCAGCCATCGTGGGACTGCTCGCCTCCGTGCTCGTGCACTACCTCTACGGCGGGATCCGGCTGCAGGCCCCGCGTGACAAGTTCAGCCCCGCCGCGCAGATCCAGGTCTCGGTGCTGCTCGGGCTCGCGGTGCTCGCGAAGGCCGCCGACTACTGGCTCGACCGCTACGACCTGCTCAACACCTCCGGGTCGTTGATCACCGGCATGAACTTCACCGACGACAACGCCGTCCTTCCGGCGAAGAACATCCTCGTCGGCATCGCCATCATCTGTGCCGTCCTCTTCTTCCTCAACGTGTGGCGTCGTACGTGGATGCTGCCGTCGGTGGGCATCGCCCTCCTGGCGCTCTCCGCGATCCTGCTCGGCATGCTCTGGCCGGGCATCGTGCAGCGCTTCCAGGTCGCGCCCAACCAGCCCGACAAGGAGTCGGCCTACATCGAGAAGAACATCGAGGCGACGCGAGCGGCGTACAACCTCGACGACGTCGAGGTCACCCGCTACAACAGCGCCCCCGACCTCGGCTCGGCGCTGACGCAGCTCGAGACCGGCACCTCGTCGGTGCCGCTGGTCGACCCCAAGCTGGTCAGCCCCACCTTCGAGCAGCAGCAGCAGGTGCGTGCCTACTACACCGTCGCCGACGTGCTGGACGTCGACCGCTACACCCTCGACGGCGAGGAGCGTGCCCTCGTCCTGGGTGTGCGTGAGCTCGACCAGGCGGGCCTCGCCGAGTCCGACCGCAACTGGGCCAACCTGCACACCGTCTACACCCACGGCTCCGGCATGATCGCGGCCTACGCCAACCAGCGACCCGGGGACAACGGGAGCCAGGCCGACGCCATCCAGTGGGCCGAGGGCCAGGAGGAGACGCAGAAGGCGCTCAGCTCCCTGTCCGACGAGCCGTTCGAGCAGCGGGTCTACTTCGGCGAGACCAGCCCCGTCTACTCCGTGGTCGGCAAGGCCAAGGAGGACGGCAAGGACGTCGAGCTCGACCTGCCGCGCGGCGAGGAGGGGTCCAGCCCGACCTCCACCTACGACGGCAAGGGCGGCGTGCCGGTCGGCAGCCCCTTCAACCGACTCCTGTACGCGGTGAAGTACGGCGAGCCGAACTTCCTGCTCTCGGGCCGCATCCACGAGGACTCCAAGATCCTCTACGAGCGCAACCCGCGCCGGATGGTCGAGAAGGTGGCGCCGTGGCTGACGGTCGACTCCGACCCCTACCCGGTCGTCGTCGACGGACGCATCCAGTGGGTGCTCGACGGCTACACGGTCACCGACAAGTACCCGTTGTCGCAGAAGGAGTCGTTCGAGGACATGATCGACGACTCCCTCCAGGACGACCTCGGCTTCCAGACGCTGCCCACGGACGAGATCAACTACGTCCGCAACGCGGTCAAGGCCACGGTCGACGCCTACGACGGCACGGTCAAGCTGTACGCCTGGGACGAGGCCGACCCGATCCTCAAGGTCTGGCGCAACGTCTTCCCCGACACCGTGCTCGACAAGGACGAGATCCCCGAGGCGCTGGTCTCCCACCTGCGCTACCCCGAGGACATGTTCAAGGCCCAGCGCTACCAGTTCGCCCGCTACCACGTCACCGACCCCAAGGACTGGTACGCCGGCAACGACCGCTGGGAGGTCCCGAACGACCCGAACGTCAAGAACAGCCAGCAGCCGCCTTACCGGCTCTTCGCCAACCCCCAGGGTGACGAGGACCCCAACGCGGAGCAGATCTGGTCCCTGACGTCGGTCTACGTGCCGCGCGAGAAGAACAACCTCGCCGCCTTCGTCTCGGTGAACTCGGATGCGACGAGTCCCGACTACGGCAAGATCAAGGTCCTGGAGCTCTCCGACGAACGGACCAACGGTCCGGTCCAGGTGGCCAACGAGATCGCCTCCGACGAGGACGTCCGCGACGAGCTGTTCTCGTTCGACCAAGGTGGCATCAACCCCCGTTACGGCAACCTGCTGACGCTCCCGGTGGGCGACGGGTTGATGTACGTGCAGCCCCTCTACGCCGCACGTGACGCCTCGGAGTCGAGCTATCCGATCCTGAGCTTCGTCCTGGTCTCGTACGGCGGCAACGTGGGCGTGGCCCCGACGTTGCGCGGTGCGATCGCGGACGTGCTCGGGGTCGACGACTCCGCACCCAGCACGGGTGGGTCCGGCGGCAAGGGTTCCGGCGGCGGCAAGGGCGAGCAGTCGCCCACCACGGGCACCGTCAACCAGCGCATCAAGGCGTTGCTGGCGGACGCCGAGGAGCAGTTCGCGGCGGCCGACAAGGCCCAGCGCGCGGGTGACACCGTCGCGTGGGCCGAGGCCATCGAGAAGGCCAAGGAACTGATCAACGAGGCCGTCGAGCTCTCCGAGGACAAGTGA